Proteins found in one Micropterus dolomieu isolate WLL.071019.BEF.003 ecotype Adirondacks linkage group LG12, ASM2129224v1, whole genome shotgun sequence genomic segment:
- the LOC123979963 gene encoding uncharacterized protein LOC123979963, protein MKMFVVFVILVHVSQHASAVELYEGEEFVLLPCEFNTFDLDDPTVVWSRYDLNPPTVHQRQQEDELTYQNQLYSGRTSMMTDALETGDLSLNLTKLQLSDSGSYTCTVRWLGRQRRVGNIQLKVKVYQHASAVELYDREEFVLLPCEFQTFEMDNPTVVWSRHDLNPPTVHQRQQEGDELKDQNQLYSGRTSMMTDALETGDLSLNLTKLHWSDSGSYTCTAKGLGGQLRVRNIQLQVKEQFPSWAKVLLVLLVLLVVGLVVAGALLVHFRQYFMSVCDQQLNQDFLLLFGAETASKMLKKWDTAFKPKILDNDCFSFVFPPYRPGQCLHLWPPTAGRKRIKISASDAGDKMSCCSADEHLRGRDGKQAYILAVGWTQNRTDTLYIVVDKQLVPCRSTGSLAALMNCLNPTTCSA, encoded by the exons TTTCCCAGCATGCCTCAGCTGTGGAGCTGTATGAGGGGGAGGAGTTTGTCCTGCTGCCCTGTGAGTTTAACACCTTTGACCTGGACGACCCCACAGTGGTGTGGAGCCGCTATGATCTCAATCCTCCAACCGTCCACCAGCGTCAGCAGGAAGATGAACTCACATACCAAAACCAGCTTTACAGCGGCCGAACATCCATGATGACTGACGCTCTGGAAACTGGAGACCTCAGCCTCAATCTGACAAAACTCCAGCTCTCTGACAGCGGCAGCTACACCTGCACTGTCAGATGGTTAGGACGACAACGGAGAGTGGGAAACATACAGctgaaggtcaaag TTTACCAGCATGCCTCAGCTGTGGAGCTGTATGACAGGGAGGAGTTTGTCCTGCTGCCCTGTGAGTTTCAGACTTTTGAGATGGACAACCCCACAGTGGTGTGGAGCCGCCACGATCTCAATCCTCCAACCGTCCACCAGCGTCAGCAGGAAGGTGATGAACTcaaagaccaaaaccagctTTACAGCGGCCGAACATCCATGATGACTGACGCTCTGGAAACTGGAGACCTCAGCCTGAACCTAACAAAACTCCACTGGTCCGACAGCGGCAGTTACACCTGCACTGCCAAAGGTTTAGGAGGACAACTGAGAGTGAGAAACATCCAGctgcaggtcaaag AACAATTTCCATCCTGGGCCAAagttctcctggttctcctggttctcctgGTTGTTGGTCTTGTTGTTGCTGGGGCTCTTCTGGTACATTTCCGACAGTATTTCATGTCAG TGTGTGATCAACAGCTGAACCAAGACTTCCTGTTGCTGTTCGGTGCTGAAACTGCCTCCAAGATGCTGAAGAAGTGGGACACAGCATTCAAGCCCAAG ATACTAGATAATGACTGCTTCTCCTTTGTATTCCCTCCTTATAGACCGGGACAGTGTCTCCATCTCTGGCCACCCACAGCTGGACGCAAGAGGATCAAAATAAGTGCCAGTGATGCCGGGGACAAAATG tCCTGCTGCAGCGCTGATGAACACCTGCGGGGAAGAGATGGCAAACAAGCCTACATCCTCGCTGTTGGCTGGACCCAGAACAGGACCGACACTCTCTACATCGTCGTAGACAAACAGCTCGTCCCCTGCCGCTCCACCGGCTCGTTGGCTGCTTTAATGAACTGTTTGAATCCCACTACGTGTTCAGCCTGA